In Lautropia mirabilis, one DNA window encodes the following:
- a CDS encoding p-hydroxyphenylacetate 3-hydroxylase reductase component, producing the protein MTTNPAAQAVAAPQNGQSNGQAAGAAQRAGAGGQPVPVAEAVIDPRKFRRALGNFATGVTVMTASADGRKVGVTANSFNSVSLDPPLILWSIDKRSGSYPVFAQASHFAVNVLAVGQIALSNQFARPGDDRYAGVPHRSGVGGSILLENTAASFQCEKHQIIDGGDHWIMIGKVVAYDDNGRDPLLYHQGAYSMVLPHPELEEREEVNAPRTEFHSRLVDNYFYLMSQAMRAHQEACQPERRQGGWSAGESRVLLVLDADQPVDLATVVHQAVMPAREVEPVLRLLRERGLVRQEGSGFVLTPEGHRQAQAVWDMARRQQDRVFAPFSDEEKALFADMLKRVIVRC; encoded by the coding sequence ATGACGACAAACCCCGCGGCACAGGCTGTTGCCGCCCCGCAGAATGGTCAGAGCAACGGACAGGCTGCCGGCGCGGCGCAGCGTGCGGGGGCGGGTGGCCAGCCGGTCCCGGTTGCAGAGGCCGTGATCGACCCCCGGAAATTCCGTCGGGCGCTGGGCAACTTCGCCACCGGCGTCACGGTCATGACGGCCAGCGCCGACGGTCGGAAGGTCGGGGTCACCGCCAACAGCTTCAACTCGGTGTCGCTCGATCCGCCGCTCATCCTCTGGAGCATCGACAAGCGTTCGGGCAGCTACCCGGTCTTTGCGCAGGCCTCGCACTTCGCCGTCAACGTGCTGGCGGTGGGCCAGATCGCCCTGTCCAACCAGTTCGCCCGCCCCGGCGACGACCGCTACGCGGGGGTACCGCACCGGTCCGGTGTCGGCGGTTCCATCCTGCTGGAAAACACCGCGGCCAGCTTCCAGTGCGAGAAGCACCAGATCATCGACGGGGGCGACCACTGGATCATGATCGGCAAGGTGGTGGCCTACGACGACAACGGGCGCGATCCGCTGCTCTACCACCAGGGCGCCTATTCCATGGTGCTGCCGCATCCGGAGCTGGAAGAGCGGGAAGAGGTGAATGCCCCGCGCACCGAGTTCCACAGCCGCCTGGTGGACAACTACTTCTATCTGATGAGCCAGGCGATGCGTGCCCATCAGGAAGCCTGTCAGCCTGAGCGCCGGCAGGGTGGGTGGAGTGCAGGCGAGTCACGCGTGCTGCTGGTCCTGGATGCTGACCAGCCAGTCGATCTGGCCACGGTGGTGCACCAGGCCGTCATGCCGGCGCGCGAAGTCGAGCCGGTGCTGCGCCTGTTGCGTGAGCGGGGCCTGGTCCGGCAGGAGGGCAGCGGTTTCGTGCTGACCCCCGAGGGGCATCGTCAGGCGCAGGCCGTCTGGGACATGGCCCGCCGTCAGCAGGACAGGGTGTTTGCGCCCTTCTCGGACGAAGAAAAGGCGCTGTTCGCCGACATGCTGAAGCGGGTCATCGTGCGCTGCTGA
- a CDS encoding group III truncated hemoglobin, with protein MAADICTEEDISRMVYTFYDRIRSDEILGPVFDRHIDDWDPHLVKMVDFWSSLLRRTGRFEGAPMPKHIALPDLDADLFKRWLSLFAESLTEHPNQVMAAQANEMAARIAQRLWLGYQMGNFPDKEPTLLSV; from the coding sequence ATGGCCGCCGACATCTGCACCGAAGAAGACATCTCCCGGATGGTCTACACCTTCTATGACCGCATCCGTAGTGACGAGATCCTGGGGCCGGTCTTCGACCGTCACATCGATGACTGGGACCCGCACCTTGTGAAAATGGTGGACTTCTGGTCCAGCCTCTTGCGCCGCACCGGCCGCTTCGAAGGCGCCCCCATGCCCAAGCACATCGCCCTGCCCGATCTGGACGCCGATCTCTTCAAGCGCTGGCTGTCGCTCTTTGCCGAAAGCCTGACCGAACACCCCAACCAGGTCATGGCCGCCCAGGCCAACGAAATGGCTGCCCGGATCGCACAACGCCTGTGGCTGGGCTACCAGATGGGCAACTTCCCCGACAAAGAGCCCACACTTCTGTCAGTTTGA
- a CDS encoding anaerobic C4-dicarboxylate transporter has protein sequence MLFAIQFAVVLLCILIGAQVGGIGLGVFGGIGLAVMAFGFHIQPTSPPIDVMMMIMAVVSAAAAMQAAGGLDYLVRVATRVLHRNPRYITFIAPAVTYAFTVVAGTGHVAYSVLPVIAEVSRRNGIRPERPLSMAVIASQFAIVASPVAAAVVSVVHYLEPQHITLIDVLKVTVPSTILGIGLACVFVNRMGKELADDPGYQQRLKDPEYVKLNAVEAVAEDAPLKPTAKTSVRIFLAAALLVVLMGAFKWLRPVFGGEHMGMAHTIEIVMLSAAALIILVCKPDGNEITQGSVFHAGMRAVIAVFGVAWMGDTLMQAHLPELKAAVSSLVETAPWTFAFALFVLSVLVNSQGATVTTLFPVGIALGVPAPILIGTLVAVNGYFFIPNYGPIIASIDFDTTGTTRIGRYIFNHSFMLPGLLSMAFSLALGLLFAQMFF, from the coding sequence GATGGCCTTCGGTTTCCATATCCAGCCCACCAGTCCCCCCATCGACGTGATGATGATGATCATGGCGGTGGTCTCGGCCGCGGCAGCCATGCAGGCGGCTGGCGGCCTGGACTATCTGGTGCGGGTCGCCACGCGGGTGCTGCATCGCAATCCGCGCTACATCACGTTCATTGCACCGGCGGTCACCTATGCCTTCACGGTGGTGGCCGGTACCGGTCACGTGGCCTACTCGGTGCTGCCGGTCATTGCCGAGGTCAGTCGTCGCAATGGCATCCGGCCCGAGCGGCCGCTGTCGATGGCGGTGATCGCCTCGCAGTTCGCCATCGTGGCCAGTCCGGTGGCGGCCGCGGTGGTTTCGGTCGTGCACTACCTTGAGCCGCAGCACATCACGCTGATCGACGTGCTGAAGGTGACGGTGCCCTCCACCATCCTGGGCATCGGCCTGGCCTGCGTGTTCGTCAATCGCATGGGCAAGGAGCTGGCCGATGATCCGGGTTATCAGCAGCGGCTGAAGGATCCGGAGTACGTGAAGCTGAATGCGGTGGAGGCGGTGGCCGAGGATGCTCCCCTCAAGCCGACGGCGAAGACGTCGGTGCGGATCTTCCTGGCGGCCGCCCTGCTGGTGGTGCTGATGGGGGCGTTCAAGTGGCTGCGGCCGGTATTCGGCGGCGAGCACATGGGCATGGCGCACACCATCGAGATCGTGATGCTGTCGGCAGCCGCGCTCATCATCCTGGTCTGCAAGCCCGATGGCAACGAGATCACGCAGGGCAGCGTCTTCCATGCCGGCATGCGGGCGGTGATCGCGGTGTTCGGGGTGGCCTGGATGGGTGACACGCTGATGCAGGCGCATCTGCCGGAGCTGAAGGCGGCGGTTTCGTCGCTGGTGGAGACAGCGCCATGGACCTTCGCATTTGCACTCTTCGTGCTGTCGGTGCTGGTCAACAGTCAGGGAGCCACGGTGACCACGCTCTTTCCGGTGGGCATCGCACTGGGGGTGCCTGCACCGATCCTGATCGGCACGCTGGTGGCGGTCAACGGCTACTTCTTCATTCCCAACTACGGGCCGATCATCGCGTCGATCGACTTCGACACCACGGGAACCACGCGCATCGGGCGCTACATCTTCAACCACAGCTTCATGCTGCCGGGCCTGCTCAGCATGGCGTTCTCGCTGGCGCTGGGGCTGCTGTTCGCGCAGATGTTCTTCTGA
- the rplK gene encoding 50S ribosomal protein L11, with amino-acid sequence MAKKIVGFIKLQVPAGKANPSPPIGPALGQRGLNIMEFCKAFNAQTQGMEPGLPIPVVITAFADKSFTFIMKTPPASILIKKAAKIDKGSKTPHTDKVGTLTREQLEQIAKTKQPDLSAADLDAAVRTIAGSARSMGVNVEGV; translated from the coding sequence ATGGCCAAGAAAATCGTCGGCTTCATCAAGCTGCAGGTTCCTGCAGGCAAAGCCAACCCCTCGCCCCCGATCGGTCCGGCCCTCGGTCAGCGCGGTCTGAACATCATGGAGTTCTGCAAGGCGTTCAACGCCCAGACGCAGGGCATGGAGCCCGGTCTGCCGATCCCTGTGGTCATCACCGCCTTCGCCGACAAGAGCTTCACCTTCATCATGAAGACGCCGCCGGCGTCCATCCTGATCAAGAAAGCCGCCAAGATCGACAAGGGTTCGAAGACCCCCCACACCGACAAGGTGGGCACGCTGACCCGCGAACAGCTGGAGCAGATCGCCAAGACCAAGCAGCCTGACCTGAGCGCTGCCGACCTGGATGCCGCCGTGCGTACCATCGCCGGCTCTGCCCGCAGCATGGGCGTGAACGTGGAGGGCGTGTAA
- the secE gene encoding preprotein translocase subunit SecE translates to MAAQHKVEDVTSGGDRVKLILAILVVVAGVVGFYLLRDQALIFRVLSVIGGLVLGGLIAWTSTQGRRLLAFLRESWQETRRVVWPTKKETWSVTLYVFLFVVVMAIFLWLVDSGLQFVLYDLVLGWSR, encoded by the coding sequence ATGGCAGCGCAGCATAAAGTCGAAGATGTCACGTCCGGCGGCGACCGAGTCAAGCTGATCCTTGCCATTCTGGTCGTGGTGGCTGGCGTCGTCGGCTTCTACCTGTTGCGTGATCAGGCGCTGATCTTCCGGGTGCTGTCCGTCATCGGCGGTCTGGTACTGGGTGGTCTGATTGCCTGGACGTCGACGCAGGGTCGTCGTCTGCTCGCCTTCCTGCGTGAATCCTGGCAGGAAACCCGGCGAGTCGTCTGGCCCACCAAGAAGGAGACCTGGTCGGTCACGCTGTACGTCTTCTTGTTCGTGGTCGTCATGGCCATCTTCCTGTGGCTCGTCGATTCCGGGCTGCAGTTCGTTTTGTACGATCTCGTGCTGGGCTGGAGTCGCTGA
- the nusG gene encoding transcription termination/antitermination protein NusG — protein sequence MSKRWYVVHAYSGMEKSVGRAIRERVERAGMQDLFGQILVPTEEVVEMKNGQRSITERRFFPGYVLVEMEMNDDTWHLVKNTNKVTGFVGGSGNRPAAISQAEVDKIMNQMAEGVEKPRPKTLFEIGEMVRVKEGPFADFNGNVEEVNYEKSRLTVSVTIFGRATPVELEFGQVEKL from the coding sequence ATGAGCAAACGTTGGTATGTGGTGCACGCCTACTCGGGCATGGAGAAGAGCGTCGGCCGTGCCATTCGTGAGCGCGTCGAGCGTGCGGGCATGCAGGATCTCTTCGGCCAGATTCTCGTCCCCACCGAAGAAGTGGTGGAGATGAAGAACGGCCAGCGTTCCATCACCGAGCGTCGTTTCTTTCCCGGCTACGTGCTGGTCGAGATGGAAATGAACGATGACACCTGGCACCTGGTGAAGAACACCAACAAGGTCACCGGGTTCGTCGGTGGTAGCGGCAACCGTCCTGCGGCCATTTCCCAGGCTGAAGTCGACAAGATCATGAACCAGATGGCCGAGGGCGTGGAAAAGCCGCGTCCGAAGACGCTCTTCGAGATTGGCGAGATGGTTCGGGTCAAGGAAGGTCCGTTTGCCGATTTCAATGGCAACGTCGAGGAAGTCAATTACGAGAAGAGCCGTCTGACCGTGTCCGTCACCATCTTCGGTCGTGCCACGCCGGTCGAACTGGAGTTCGGGCAGGTCGAGAAGCTCTGA
- a CDS encoding MBL fold metallo-hydrolase — MNTPKTLVASALALAFALAGCSLLPSTADTTPATSVKEMAEAPLTIQTYNPGEEAIFAVSSTLVQGRKDAILIDAQFSAEDARKLAAQIKASGKRLVAIYISHSDPDYYFGLDTLKGEFPEARIVATPQTVAAIEQNKDIKLKVWGPQLGENAPKDIIIPEPLDGDRLKLEGQTLQVVGLDGPTPDRTFVWIPSIRVVAGGIPVVAGEHVWMADTQTPQSHADWLTTLDRIQALNPSVVIPGHYAPGSALDLRAVQFTGDYIRAFDEETAKATNSTELISAMKARYPHLAGEGSLDLSARVAMGEMQWP, encoded by the coding sequence ATGAACACCCCCAAGACCCTGGTTGCCAGCGCTCTGGCGCTGGCCTTTGCCTTGGCAGGCTGCAGCCTTCTGCCCAGCACCGCCGACACGACGCCTGCCACCAGCGTGAAGGAAATGGCCGAGGCCCCGCTGACGATCCAGACCTACAACCCGGGCGAGGAAGCCATCTTTGCCGTGTCGTCCACCCTGGTGCAAGGCAGGAAGGACGCCATCCTGATCGACGCGCAGTTCTCGGCCGAGGATGCCCGTAAGCTGGCGGCGCAGATCAAGGCCAGCGGCAAGAGGCTCGTGGCCATCTATATCAGCCATTCCGATCCGGACTACTACTTCGGGCTGGATACGCTGAAGGGCGAGTTCCCCGAAGCGCGGATCGTGGCCACGCCGCAGACCGTCGCCGCCATCGAGCAGAACAAGGACATCAAGCTGAAGGTCTGGGGGCCACAGCTGGGCGAGAACGCGCCCAAGGACATCATCATTCCGGAGCCGCTGGACGGTGACCGCCTGAAGCTGGAAGGGCAGACGCTGCAGGTGGTGGGCCTGGACGGCCCCACACCAGACCGCACCTTCGTCTGGATCCCGTCGATCCGCGTGGTAGCCGGCGGCATTCCCGTGGTGGCCGGAGAGCACGTCTGGATGGCGGACACGCAGACGCCGCAATCGCATGCGGACTGGCTGACCACACTGGACCGCATCCAGGCGCTGAACCCGTCCGTGGTGATCCCCGGGCACTATGCGCCGGGCAGTGCGCTGGACCTGAGGGCCGTTCAGTTCACCGGTGACTACATCCGCGCATTCGACGAGGAAACCGCCAAGGCCACCAACTCGACCGAGCTGATCTCGGCCATGAAGGCTCGCTACCCCCACCTGGCCGGCGAAGGGTCCCTGGACCTGAGCGCCAGGGTGGCCATGGGCGAGATGCAGTGGCCCTGA
- the hpaR gene encoding homoprotocatechuate degradation operon regulator HpaR, producing the protein MDAFTSTVALPDASVDAGTHPFSVLDAQPLPEGERHALKPRTIRLTPTRAPDPPIPAPDIAAPPPVTVRPSLTMALLQARESAMLFFRPSLNRHGLTEQQWRIIRVLRRYGELESHQLAELVCILKPSMTGVLQRMERDGLVQRRKPRHDQRRVYVSLSPAGQTCFNDMVDEVEDDYRRLEEKFGKEKVQALLALLDELSATQP; encoded by the coding sequence ATGGACGCATTCACATCGACCGTTGCGCTGCCGGATGCCAGTGTTGATGCCGGCACCCATCCCTTCTCGGTGCTTGATGCACAGCCTCTGCCCGAGGGGGAGCGGCACGCCCTGAAGCCCCGGACGATCCGCCTGACGCCGACACGCGCGCCCGATCCTCCCATTCCCGCGCCGGATATCGCCGCGCCGCCGCCCGTCACCGTGCGTCCCTCTCTCACGATGGCGCTGCTGCAGGCTCGGGAATCGGCCATGCTCTTTTTCCGGCCGTCGCTCAACCGGCATGGACTCACCGAGCAGCAATGGCGGATCATTCGTGTGCTGCGCCGCTACGGCGAGCTGGAAAGTCACCAGCTGGCCGAGCTGGTCTGCATCCTGAAGCCCAGTATGACGGGTGTGCTCCAGCGCATGGAGCGGGATGGCCTCGTCCAGCGCCGCAAGCCCCGGCATGATCAGCGCCGCGTCTACGTGAGCCTGAGTCCTGCCGGGCAGACCTGTTTCAACGACATGGTCGATGAGGTCGAGGACGACTACCGGCGCCTGGAAGAGAAATTCGGCAAGGAGAAAGTCCAGGCGCTGCTGGCGCTGCTCGACGAGCTGAGCGCCACGCAGCCCTGA
- the rplJ gene encoding 50S ribosomal protein L10 — MALNREEKAAVIEEVSAQVAQAGSIVLAEYRGLTVEKITQLRKQARESGVYLRVLKNTLVRRAVKDTPYEKLADQMVGPLMYGISADPVAPAKLIASFAKANDQLVVKGGAMPNVVMDVAGVQALATMPSREELLAKLLGTMQAPVATFVRTLNEVPTKFVRGLAAVRDKQEAA, encoded by the coding sequence GTGGCTCTCAATCGTGAAGAGAAAGCGGCCGTCATCGAGGAAGTCAGTGCCCAGGTGGCACAGGCTGGCTCGATCGTCCTGGCCGAGTACCGTGGTCTGACAGTCGAGAAGATTACCCAGCTGCGCAAGCAGGCACGGGAATCGGGTGTGTATCTGCGCGTGTTGAAGAACACGCTGGTGCGTCGCGCCGTCAAGGATACGCCTTACGAGAAGCTGGCTGACCAGATGGTCGGTCCGCTGATGTACGGCATTTCCGCTGATCCGGTCGCGCCCGCCAAGCTGATCGCCAGCTTCGCAAAAGCCAACGACCAGCTCGTGGTGAAGGGTGGTGCCATGCCCAATGTGGTCATGGACGTCGCCGGGGTTCAGGCCCTGGCCACCATGCCGAGCCGCGAAGAGCTGCTGGCCAAGCTGCTGGGCACGATGCAGGCACCGGTTGCTACCTTCGTTCGTACCCTCAACGAGGTTCCGACGAAGTTCGTTCGCGGTCTGGCGGCCGTGCGCGACAAGCAGGAAGCTGCCTGA
- a CDS encoding DsbA family protein: MSKTLTYLFDPLCGWCYGASPALASIVESTGVGLELLPTGLFAGHGARPMDMSLASHAWTNDQRIEEITGQIFSLTYRDQVLCNLHQPMDSTAATLALTAVAQTQPQREFEALQRIQRARYVDGCNITELATLCELLRSLGLCDAATRLQAATPELHAATNQRIGRACTLMNELSARGVPGFVIQDDGEQRLLPSSMLFSQPMHFARQVCGISQAELDNLL, from the coding sequence ATGAGCAAGACCCTGACCTACCTCTTCGACCCGCTTTGCGGCTGGTGTTACGGCGCCAGCCCGGCACTGGCCAGCATCGTCGAAAGCACCGGGGTCGGGCTGGAGCTGCTGCCCACCGGCCTGTTTGCCGGCCACGGCGCACGCCCCATGGACATGAGTCTGGCCAGCCACGCCTGGACCAACGACCAGCGCATCGAGGAGATCACCGGCCAGATCTTCAGCCTGACCTACCGAGACCAGGTGCTGTGCAATCTCCACCAGCCCATGGACAGCACTGCCGCCACACTGGCACTCACGGCCGTGGCCCAGACCCAGCCCCAGCGGGAATTCGAGGCGCTGCAGCGCATCCAGCGCGCACGTTACGTGGATGGATGCAACATCACCGAGCTGGCCACCCTGTGCGAATTGCTGCGCAGCCTCGGACTGTGCGATGCAGCTACACGGCTTCAGGCGGCCACACCCGAACTGCATGCCGCCACCAACCAGCGCATCGGCCGGGCCTGCACGCTCATGAACGAGCTGTCGGCCCGTGGCGTGCCCGGCTTCGTCATCCAGGACGACGGCGAGCAGCGCCTGCTGCCCTCCAGCATGCTGTTCTCGCAACCCATGCACTTTGCGCGCCAGGTGTGCGGCATCAGCCAGGCCGAGCTGGACAACCTGCTCTGA
- a CDS encoding flavodoxin domain-containing protein, producing MNAIAHRVVIGYGSESGNARALAQQLAADPALQPFSPQVLTLNEISPGMLQDGNPLFIISSQFGDGEPPSNAEAFLALIQKTDSLAGLRYAIFGLGDTAYPHFCGFTRQLDELLQARGATALINRVDADSNFQQFFAQWLPVVGKVLNGDAEAGKALHLQVRAYGAGSAYEAKLLERRALSTSRPAAYHLRLDTTDSGMVWRAGDTVYVMAENDPQLLGALAKYYGSFDATALLRHKELRQISKGVLRDLGKLTSSEELKELLKFKNRKALEEYLWGADILDILQDFCSPQSVPLAELAKLLSPCLIRAYSIASHGAAGHIDLCVREVDYERKGRRHRGTATRFLLTHEGPFRIYCRSNPGFHLAGSADTPLILIGTGTGIAPLMGLLREMQASGVKRENCLIFGEKRRAEDFLYQEELEAIQQEGVLGELITAFSRDGAEKYYVQNAIADHAERLRPMLEKGAHVYVCGNKAHLEEAVAQAFDTLMANSDRLPANDRWWKLMQREGRVHLELY from the coding sequence ATGAACGCCATCGCCCACCGCGTGGTGATCGGCTATGGGTCGGAGTCGGGCAATGCCCGCGCTCTGGCCCAGCAGCTGGCCGCCGACCCTGCCCTGCAGCCCTTCTCCCCCCAGGTCCTCACCCTGAACGAAATCTCGCCCGGCATGCTGCAGGACGGGAACCCGCTGTTCATCATCTCCTCGCAGTTCGGCGACGGGGAGCCGCCCTCCAATGCGGAGGCCTTCCTGGCACTGATCCAGAAGACCGATTCGCTGGCCGGGCTGCGCTACGCCATCTTCGGGCTGGGCGACACCGCCTACCCGCACTTCTGCGGCTTCACCCGGCAGCTGGACGAGCTGCTGCAGGCCCGTGGTGCCACCGCCCTCATCAACCGCGTCGATGCCGACAGCAACTTCCAGCAGTTCTTTGCCCAGTGGCTGCCCGTGGTGGGCAAGGTCCTGAACGGTGACGCCGAAGCCGGCAAGGCCCTGCACCTGCAGGTCAGGGCCTACGGTGCAGGCTCGGCCTACGAGGCGAAGCTGCTGGAGCGCCGGGCGCTGAGCACCAGCCGCCCGGCGGCCTACCATCTGCGCCTGGACACCACCGACAGCGGCATGGTCTGGCGTGCCGGCGACACCGTGTACGTGATGGCCGAGAACGATCCCCAGCTGCTGGGCGCACTGGCCAAGTACTACGGATCGTTCGATGCCACCGCGCTGCTTCGCCACAAGGAGCTGCGGCAGATCAGCAAGGGCGTGCTGCGCGACCTGGGCAAGCTCACCAGCAGCGAGGAACTGAAGGAGCTGCTGAAGTTCAAGAACCGCAAGGCCCTGGAAGAGTACCTGTGGGGCGCCGACATCCTGGACATCCTGCAGGACTTCTGCAGCCCCCAGAGCGTGCCGCTGGCCGAGCTGGCCAAGCTGCTCTCGCCGTGCCTCATCCGCGCCTACTCCATAGCCTCGCACGGTGCGGCGGGCCACATCGACCTGTGCGTGCGCGAGGTGGACTACGAGCGCAAGGGCCGCCGGCACCGGGGGACCGCCACGCGCTTCCTGCTCACGCATGAGGGACCGTTCCGCATCTACTGCCGCTCCAACCCGGGCTTTCACCTGGCGGGCAGCGCCGACACCCCGCTGATCCTCATTGGTACCGGCACCGGCATCGCCCCGCTGATGGGCCTGCTGCGCGAGATGCAGGCCAGCGGCGTGAAACGCGAGAACTGCCTGATCTTCGGCGAGAAACGCCGTGCCGAGGACTTCCTCTATCAGGAAGAACTGGAGGCCATACAGCAGGAAGGCGTGCTGGGCGAGCTGATCACCGCCTTCTCGCGCGACGGGGCCGAGAAATACTATGTCCAGAACGCCATCGCCGACCATGCCGAGCGCCTGCGGCCGATGCTGGAAAAAGGCGCCCACGTCTACGTCTGCGGCAACAAGGCCCACCTGGAGGAGGCCGTGGCCCAGGCCTTCGACACCCTGATGGCCAACAGTGACCGCCTGCCTGCCAATGACCGCTGGTGGAAACTGATGCAGCGCGAAGGCCGGGTGCACCTGGAGCTTTACTGA
- the tuf gene encoding elongation factor Tu, whose protein sequence is MAKGKFERTKPHVNVGTIGHVDHGKTTLTAAIATVLSKKFGGEAKGYDQIDNAPEEKARGITINTSHVEYETAKRHYAHVDCPGHADYVKNMITGAAQMDGAILVVSSADGPMPQTREHILLARQVGVPYIIVFMNKADMVDDAELLELVEMEVRELLSKYEFPGDDLPIIKGSALKALEGDTSEIGEPAIMALAEALDSYIPEPERAVDGTFLMPIEDVFSISGRGTVVTGRVERGIIKVGDEIEIVGIRDTQKTTCTGVEMFRKLLDQGQAGDNVGILLRGTKREDVERGQVLAKPGTIKPHTEFEAEVYILSKDEGGRHTPFFSNYRPQFYFRTTDVTGSVTLPEGTEMVMPGDNVQMKVKLIAPIAMEQGLRFAIREGGRTVGAGVVAKIIA, encoded by the coding sequence ATGGCAAAGGGCAAGTTTGAACGGACCAAGCCGCACGTGAACGTGGGCACCATCGGTCACGTGGACCATGGCAAGACGACGCTGACGGCGGCGATTGCCACGGTGCTGTCGAAGAAGTTCGGCGGTGAGGCCAAGGGCTATGACCAGATCGACAATGCACCGGAAGAGAAAGCCCGGGGCATCACGATCAACACCTCGCACGTCGAGTACGAGACCGCCAAGCGCCACTATGCACACGTGGACTGCCCGGGACACGCTGACTACGTGAAGAACATGATCACGGGTGCTGCCCAGATGGACGGCGCGATCCTGGTGGTGTCGTCGGCTGACGGCCCGATGCCGCAGACGCGCGAGCACATCCTGCTGGCCCGCCAGGTGGGTGTTCCCTACATCATCGTGTTCATGAACAAGGCCGACATGGTCGACGACGCCGAGCTGCTGGAGCTGGTGGAGATGGAAGTTCGTGAACTGCTGTCGAAGTACGAGTTCCCGGGCGACGATCTGCCGATCATCAAGGGTTCGGCGCTGAAGGCGCTGGAAGGCGACACGAGCGAGATCGGCGAGCCGGCCATCATGGCGCTGGCCGAGGCGCTGGACAGCTACATCCCCGAGCCCGAGCGTGCCGTGGACGGTACGTTCCTGATGCCGATCGAGGACGTGTTCTCGATCTCGGGTCGTGGTACGGTGGTTACGGGTCGTGTGGAGCGTGGCATCATCAAGGTTGGCGACGAGATCGAGATCGTCGGTATCCGTGACACGCAGAAGACGACCTGCACGGGCGTGGAGATGTTCCGCAAGCTGCTGGACCAGGGTCAGGCAGGCGACAACGTGGGTATTCTGCTGCGCGGCACGAAGCGCGAGGACGTCGAGCGTGGTCAGGTGCTGGCCAAGCCGGGCACGATCAAGCCGCACACCGAGTTCGAAGCCGAGGTGTACATCCTGAGCAAGGACGAAGGTGGCCGTCACACGCCGTTCTTCTCGAACTATCGTCCGCAGTTCTACTTCCGTACGACGGACGTGACGGGTTCGGTGACGCTGCCGGAAGGCACCGAGATGGTGATGCCGGGTGACAACGTTCAGATGAAGGTCAAGCTGATCGCCCCGATCGCCATGGAACAGGGTCTGCGGTTCGCCATCCGTGAAGGTGGTCGTACCGTCGGTGCCGGTGTGGTCGCCAAGATCATCGCCTGA
- the rplA gene encoding 50S ribosomal protein L1, with amino-acid sequence MAKLSKRAKALSAKVEANKLYPAADALALVKECATAKFDESVDVAVQLGIDPRKSDQLVRGSVVLPRGTGKPVRVAVFTQGAKVEEAKAAGADIVGMEDLAEKVKAGQLDFDVVIASPDAMRVVGSLGQILGPRGLMPNPKVGTVTPNVAEAVKNAKSGQVQYRTDKAGIIHSTIGRASFDVAALQENLAALVEALVRAKPATSKGLYLRKVAVSSTMGVGVKVDTASVSGTGA; translated from the coding sequence ATGGCCAAGCTGAGCAAACGTGCCAAGGCGCTGAGCGCCAAGGTCGAAGCCAACAAGCTGTATCCCGCCGCTGACGCCCTGGCCCTGGTCAAGGAATGCGCAACCGCCAAGTTCGACGAGTCCGTCGACGTGGCTGTTCAGCTGGGTATCGATCCCCGCAAATCCGACCAGCTGGTGCGTGGTTCGGTGGTGCTGCCCCGCGGTACCGGCAAGCCGGTTCGCGTTGCGGTGTTCACGCAGGGTGCCAAGGTTGAAGAAGCCAAGGCCGCCGGCGCCGACATCGTGGGCATGGAAGATCTGGCCGAGAAAGTGAAGGCTGGTCAGCTGGACTTCGACGTGGTCATCGCTTCGCCGGACGCCATGCGCGTGGTCGGCTCGCTGGGCCAGATCCTGGGTCCCCGTGGCCTGATGCCGAACCCGAAGGTCGGTACCGTGACGCCGAACGTTGCTGAGGCTGTCAAGAACGCCAAGTCGGGTCAGGTTCAGTACCGTACCGACAAGGCCGGTATCATCCACTCCACCATCGGCCGTGCTTCCTTCGACGTGGCGGCGCTGCAGGAGAACCTGGCTGCTCTGGTCGAGGCTCTGGTCCGTGCCAAGCCCGCCACCTCCAAGGGGCTGTACCTGCGCAAGGTCGCGGTCTCCAGCACGATGGGCGTGGGTGTCAAGGTTGACACCGCTTCCGTCAGCGGCACGGGAGCCTGA